A portion of the Paenibacillus hamazuiensis genome contains these proteins:
- the tenA gene encoding thiaminase II has protein sequence MKFSDQLRKEADAVWQASFDHPFVTGIADGSLPLSSFRHYVLNDAYYLSQFAKVQALGAAKASDLFTSGRMAAHVQGTYNAELALHEKFAKLLDITEEERRAFEPSPSSYAYTSHLYRAAYTGHLGDIIAAILPCYWLYYEIGERLKGATPEEPIYREWIAAYGGEWFRELVQEQIDRLDEIAAQVSEADRERMKSHFMISSRYELMFWEMAYTLEKWPVA, from the coding sequence ATGAAATTTTCCGATCAGCTGCGCAAGGAAGCGGATGCCGTATGGCAGGCGAGCTTCGACCACCCGTTTGTCACAGGCATCGCCGACGGCTCCTTGCCTTTATCCAGCTTCAGGCATTATGTGCTGAACGACGCTTATTATTTAAGCCAGTTTGCCAAAGTTCAAGCGCTCGGTGCGGCCAAGGCGAGCGATCTGTTCACCTCGGGCCGGATGGCCGCCCATGTGCAGGGCACCTACAACGCCGAGCTGGCGCTGCATGAGAAGTTCGCGAAGCTGCTTGACATCACCGAGGAAGAGCGCAGAGCCTTCGAGCCATCTCCTTCGTCGTACGCCTACACTTCGCATCTGTATCGCGCCGCATACACCGGGCATCTCGGCGATATTATCGCTGCGATATTGCCCTGCTATTGGCTGTATTACGAGATCGGCGAGCGGCTGAAGGGGGCGACGCCGGAGGAGCCGATTTACCGCGAATGGATTGCCGCCTACGGCGGAGAATGGTTCCGCGAGCTCGTTCAGGAGCAGATCGACCGGCTCGACGAGATTGCCGCGCAAGTATCGGAGGCGGACCGCGAGCGGATGAAGTCGCATTTTATGATCAGCAGCCGTTATGAGCTGATGTTTTGGGAGATGGCCTACACGCTGGAAAAATGGCCTGTGGCCTGA
- a CDS encoding energy-coupling factor transporter transmembrane component T family protein, with product MLPFAFNETWLHRINPALKLALSLVVFLFVLMTDNINILIYFTVFGFVLLALFTGHPGRRVLLLSLPFVLLFVSSSVSMTFFGKGDTVWFKWGLIRISEESFIRGMHVGLKTVNFAAVGLLFALTTRPVLLFYSLMQQAKLPAKYAYSFMAAMRLIPIMMDEFQILRQALKVRGVRYRRGLAGVFDRLKMYAIPLLAQSIRRAQRIAVAMEAKRFSSGQARTYYYETGFSGNDAVFAAYWMLAAALALYAGHHLPLLAVTDVRYSP from the coding sequence ATGCTGCCCTTTGCATTTAATGAGACGTGGCTTCACCGGATCAACCCCGCCTTGAAGCTTGCGCTTAGTTTGGTCGTATTTCTGTTCGTGCTGATGACGGACAACATCAACATCCTGATTTATTTTACGGTTTTCGGCTTTGTGCTGCTTGCGCTTTTTACCGGTCATCCGGGGCGCCGGGTGCTGCTTTTGTCGCTGCCGTTCGTGCTGCTGTTCGTCTCCTCATCGGTGTCGATGACGTTTTTCGGAAAAGGCGACACCGTTTGGTTCAAGTGGGGACTGATCCGCATATCCGAAGAGAGCTTTATCCGGGGCATGCACGTCGGTCTGAAAACGGTCAACTTCGCCGCGGTCGGCCTGCTCTTTGCGCTGACGACGCGCCCGGTGCTGCTGTTTTACTCGCTGATGCAGCAGGCGAAGCTTCCGGCGAAGTACGCCTACAGCTTTATGGCGGCGATGAGGCTCATCCCGATCATGATGGACGAATTCCAAATTTTGCGCCAGGCGCTGAAAGTGCGCGGCGTCCGTTATCGGCGCGGGCTGGCCGGCGTGTTCGACCGTTTGAAAATGTATGCAATCCCGCTGCTGGCGCAGAGCATTCGCCGGGCACAGCGGATCGCGGTTGCGATGGAAGCGAAACGTTTTTCGTCGGGGCAGGCGAGAACGTACTATTACGAGACCGGTTTTTCCGGCAACGACGCGGTATTTGCGGCGTATTGGATGCTGGCGGCCGCTTTGGCCTTGTATGCAGGGCACCATCTGCCGCTGCTGGCTGTGACGGATGTGCGGTATTCGCCGTAA
- a CDS encoding ABC transporter ATP-binding protein — translation MSAGAAGVEKLRLKFPGTDGLLFADLTLQVEPGQKVLLLGPSGCGKSTLLQVLTGLIPGSIDIPLKYERIRIPESWGYVFQDPDTQFCMPFVDEELAFVLENLQVPRERMRGMMSGLLERVGLQLGDLHTPIAALSQGMKQRLAIASVMALQPEALFLDEPTALLDPEGTKMVWETIKSIGQGKTVVIVEHKIDEVIDFVDRVVIFDAAGAIIADGAAGAVFREHKRLLAEYGIWYPGVWQDYAGSERFRTLRASGEAAAAADSGTPPQGAGSGAAAAPLLELRDFAGYRGGKIARIEAAEARAAAGEWIAVVGENGAGKSTLLQALMQLIATSGGYRLEGREVRRFDDVAGALGFVFQNPEFQFVTNSVHDEIAHTLRMEQGRSDNAAAAQLDAEVRGQLARFGLDGTETRHPYQLSLGQKRRLSVAATAVRGRQAMLLDEPTFGQDAKNTFALLEKLEEWRQLGTTLIMVTHDMDIVRHFATRVWVVRQGKLIRDTEPAVFLQERAASGEVRPDAALCI, via the coding sequence ATGAGCGCCGGCGCGGCGGGTGTGGAAAAGCTGCGGCTGAAATTTCCCGGCACGGACGGGCTTCTGTTCGCGGATCTTACGCTGCAGGTGGAGCCCGGCCAGAAGGTGCTGCTGCTCGGTCCGAGCGGCTGCGGGAAAAGCACGCTGCTGCAGGTGTTGACCGGGCTTATCCCCGGTTCGATCGACATTCCGCTCAAATATGAGCGGATTCGCATTCCGGAATCGTGGGGATATGTGTTTCAGGATCCGGATACGCAGTTTTGCATGCCGTTCGTCGATGAAGAGCTTGCTTTCGTGCTGGAAAACCTGCAGGTGCCGCGGGAACGCATGAGGGGGATGATGAGCGGTCTGCTGGAGCGTGTAGGTCTTCAGCTTGGCGATCTGCATACCCCGATTGCGGCATTGTCGCAGGGCATGAAGCAGCGGCTTGCGATCGCGTCGGTGATGGCGCTGCAGCCGGAGGCGCTGTTTCTCGACGAGCCGACGGCACTGCTCGATCCGGAGGGCACCAAGATGGTGTGGGAGACGATCAAATCCATCGGGCAAGGCAAGACGGTGGTCATCGTCGAGCATAAAATCGACGAGGTGATCGATTTCGTCGATCGGGTCGTCATATTTGACGCGGCGGGCGCGATTATCGCCGACGGCGCAGCCGGGGCCGTATTCCGCGAGCACAAGCGGCTGCTCGCGGAATACGGGATCTGGTACCCCGGCGTATGGCAGGATTACGCCGGGAGCGAGCGGTTCCGGACGCTGCGCGCGTCCGGAGAAGCGGCTGCGGCGGCGGACTCGGGGACGCCGCCGCAAGGTGCGGGCAGCGGCGCGGCGGCCGCTCCGCTGCTGGAGCTGCGCGATTTCGCCGGCTACCGCGGCGGCAAAATCGCGCGCATCGAGGCGGCGGAGGCACGTGCCGCCGCGGGCGAGTGGATCGCCGTTGTCGGCGAGAACGGCGCCGGGAAAAGCACGCTGCTGCAAGCGTTGATGCAGCTCATCGCGACAAGCGGGGGCTACCGGCTGGAAGGCCGGGAAGTCCGCCGGTTCGACGACGTCGCCGGTGCGCTCGGCTTCGTGTTCCAAAACCCGGAGTTCCAGTTTGTGACGAACTCCGTCCACGATGAAATCGCCCATACGCTTCGCATGGAGCAAGGGCGGAGCGATAACGCCGCCGCGGCGCAGCTCGATGCTGAAGTGCGCGGGCAGCTCGCGCGTTTCGGGCTCGACGGCACGGAAACGCGGCATCCGTACCAGCTGTCGCTTGGCCAGAAGCGCAGGCTCAGCGTCGCCGCCACGGCGGTTCGCGGCCGGCAGGCGATGCTGCTCGACGAGCCGACGTTCGGCCAGGATGCGAAAAATACGTTCGCGCTGCTGGAGAAGCTGGAGGAGTGGAGACAGCTCGGGACGACACTGATCATGGTTACCCACGATATGGACATCGTCCGGCATTTTGCGACGCGCGTCTGGGTCGTGCGGCAGGGGAAGCTGATCCGCGATACGGAGCCGGCCGTGTTTTTGCAGGAGCGCGCCGCAAGTGGGGAGGTGAGGCCGGATGCTGCCCTTTGCATTTAA
- a CDS encoding ECF transporter S component, which translates to MSKKLKLSDILVTVVIAVLFAVIYRLWGPVSEVVKLVGVQADQLVYGMWFIASTVAFLLIRKPGIALLAEAAAASGELVMGSQYGVEALTYGIMQGLGAELVFALFAYRKASLSSACLAAVGAAAGSLVMDVYKGSMADLVSWNLALYIVFRFVGSVFFTGICAYYLVKALEATGVTSLVRPASQDDYKALDFK; encoded by the coding sequence ATGTCCAAGAAGCTCAAGTTGTCCGATATTTTGGTCACCGTCGTGATCGCGGTTCTGTTCGCGGTGATTTACCGTCTGTGGGGGCCGGTATCCGAAGTTGTGAAGCTGGTGGGAGTTCAGGCGGACCAGCTCGTTTACGGCATGTGGTTTATCGCCTCGACCGTCGCATTTTTGCTGATCCGCAAGCCCGGTATTGCACTGCTCGCCGAGGCTGCGGCGGCCTCCGGTGAACTTGTCATGGGCTCGCAGTACGGCGTGGAGGCGCTGACCTACGGCATTATGCAAGGTTTGGGGGCTGAGCTTGTCTTCGCTCTTTTCGCTTACCGCAAGGCGTCGCTGTCTTCCGCCTGTCTCGCCGCTGTAGGCGCCGCCGCCGGGTCGCTGGTTATGGACGTTTACAAAGGGTCCATGGCCGACCTCGTTTCGTGGAACCTGGCGCTGTACATCGTGTTCCGTTTTGTCGGCTCGGTGTTCTTCACGGGCATCTGCGCCTACTATCTGGTTAAGGCGTTGGAAGCGACGGGAGTTACGAGCCTTGTGCGTCCGGCTTCGCAAGACGATTATAAGGCGCTGGATTTCAAATGA
- a CDS encoding acetylxylan esterase — MPLVDLPLAKLREYRPELTAEKDFDSFWQRQLEVSRTFPLNARLQEVEYPVSSVKVYDLVYDGADGTPVHGWYVVPAEAQGPLPVIVRYHGYSGNRGRPNELLHWASMGLAALAIDTRGQGGLTPDLARYPEGSAVGWMSLGIADPNTYYYKQVYIDCVRALDFVCARPEIDVSRIAVYGGSQGGGLTLAVAGIDDRPKVAMPVYPFLCDFRRSVEIHSTGPYPEIKNWFRRFDPEHLQEEQVYRTLSYFDGMNFAPRIKARTLMAITLQDTTCPPSTCFAAYNHLAAEKELKIYHDYGHEGLPFHEEAMMWFVHQHL, encoded by the coding sequence ATGCCACTTGTAGACTTGCCCTTAGCCAAGCTTCGCGAATACCGGCCCGAGCTTACGGCGGAAAAAGATTTCGATTCGTTTTGGCAGCGTCAATTGGAGGTATCCCGAACGTTTCCGCTCAATGCGCGGCTGCAGGAGGTGGAATATCCCGTCTCCAGCGTAAAGGTATACGATCTCGTTTACGACGGCGCGGACGGCACGCCGGTGCACGGCTGGTATGTCGTTCCCGCAGAAGCTCAGGGGCCGCTGCCCGTTATCGTGCGTTATCACGGGTACTCCGGCAACCGCGGGCGCCCGAACGAGCTGCTGCATTGGGCGTCGATGGGGCTTGCGGCGCTTGCGATCGATACGAGAGGACAGGGGGGCCTCACCCCGGATCTCGCCCGTTACCCGGAAGGAAGCGCCGTAGGCTGGATGTCGCTCGGCATTGCCGATCCGAACACGTATTATTACAAGCAGGTGTACATCGACTGCGTGCGTGCACTCGATTTTGTTTGCGCCCGGCCGGAAATCGACGTTTCGCGCATAGCCGTATACGGCGGCAGCCAGGGCGGCGGCTTGACGCTTGCCGTTGCAGGCATTGATGATCGGCCCAAAGTGGCGATGCCGGTTTATCCGTTTCTGTGCGACTTCCGGCGCTCCGTGGAAATTCACAGCACCGGACCGTACCCGGAGATCAAAAACTGGTTCCGCCGCTTCGATCCCGAGCACTTGCAGGAAGAGCAGGTTTACCGGACGCTCAGCTATTTTGACGGGATGAACTTTGCTCCCCGAATCAAAGCGCGCACCTTAATGGCGATCACGCTGCAGGATACGACATGCCCTCCTTCCACGTGTTTTGCCGCCTACAACCATTTGGCCGCGGAGAAGGAGCTGAAGATTTACCACGATTACGGTCACGAAGGGCTGCCTTTTCACGAGGAAGCGATGATGTGGTTCGTTCATCAGCATTTGTAA
- the asd gene encoding archaetidylserine decarboxylase (Phosphatidylserine decarboxylase is synthesized as a single chain precursor. Generation of the pyruvoyl active site from a Ser is coupled to cleavage of a Gly-Ser bond between the larger (beta) and smaller (alpha chains). It is an integral membrane protein.), translated as MKPLFRLLTELSSRKTISRLTGAFAKSKASKALIPRFAKTYGIRVEDAEKHISEYASLNEFFTRRLKSGLRPVDTAQSTVVSPVDALITGMGRIESGQILNVKGQDYTIEELLNRSPRMVSYEHGFYLVLYLSPTDYHRIHSPVTGDILEKEHVPGKVYPVNDFGLRHMPRVLSRNERLITYMQHESGEVAVVKVAAMNVSSIQYVDPLPNHLERGDELAYFEFGSTVVLLLETNTFECRSDLAVGSKVRMGEALGKLRPKA; from the coding sequence ATGAAGCCTTTGTTTCGGCTGCTTACCGAGCTGTCGTCCCGAAAAACCATATCCCGTCTGACAGGCGCCTTCGCCAAATCGAAAGCGAGCAAAGCGCTCATCCCCCGCTTTGCCAAGACATACGGAATTCGGGTGGAGGACGCTGAAAAACATATAAGCGAGTACGCTTCGCTGAACGAATTTTTTACGAGACGGCTGAAAAGCGGGCTGCGTCCGGTCGATACGGCTCAGAGTACTGTGGTCAGTCCCGTCGACGCGCTCATCACCGGAATGGGGCGGATCGAATCCGGCCAAATTCTCAATGTGAAAGGACAAGACTACACGATCGAGGAGCTGCTGAACCGCTCTCCCCGAATGGTCAGCTACGAACACGGATTTTATCTTGTGCTCTATCTCAGCCCGACCGACTATCACCGCATCCATTCTCCGGTCACCGGCGATATATTGGAAAAAGAACACGTGCCCGGCAAAGTGTACCCGGTCAACGATTTCGGATTGCGCCACATGCCCCGGGTGCTGAGCCGCAACGAACGGCTGATCACCTACATGCAGCATGAAAGCGGCGAGGTGGCGGTCGTCAAGGTAGCGGCGATGAACGTCAGCAGCATTCAGTACGTCGATCCGCTGCCCAATCATTTGGAACGAGGCGACGAGCTTGCTTATTTCGAATTCGGCTCGACCGTCGTGCTGCTGCTCGAAACGAATACGTTCGAATGCCGCAGCGACCTTGCGGTCGGCAGCAAAGTCCGGATGGGCGAAGCTCTCGGCAAGCTGCGTCCGAAGGCCTGA
- a CDS encoding PLP-dependent aminotransferase family protein encodes MFHVPLSTYLQEYGTKTDALYHALKDMILQGTAAHGSKLPSSRELAAQYDLARGTVSQVYDMLAADGYVRTETGKGTFVSFGQRNTAGVTGNSSGADLLSAWGKRAEQAEPPRARMRSPAYPYDFHFGHVDLSRFPSAEWNRCLYAEARRASGELAYGLETPQGDRRLRECLAHYLQRARGIAASPDHIVIVNGSMQAIALLAQLVIDSGDAAVLEQPGYHGISKAVRAAGGVCVYAPVDERGIVPAPWEAKLLFATPSRQFPTGAVLTLERRRELLRWANGRGALIVEDDYDSEFRHRGRPLEPLKALDSEGRVVYIGSFSKTMPAFLRIGYAVLPAGLVAPFCRAKELFEPLPTGLAEQKALAAFMQSGLYERHLRRMKRIYSRKFWHLQQLLKERLAHLFEWMEGDAGLHIFGWWKGDPEHYPAYREACNEAGVIWSESAAGIGEDGKLPRYGAYFQFQLLSMEQMELGVEAMRRAAVKLGLGGSYAAGTN; translated from the coding sequence ATGTTTCATGTGCCGTTGAGCACGTATTTGCAGGAGTACGGTACGAAAACCGACGCGCTGTATCATGCGCTTAAAGATATGATATTGCAAGGGACCGCAGCGCACGGCAGCAAGCTGCCTTCCAGCCGCGAGCTGGCCGCGCAGTATGATCTCGCACGGGGCACGGTAAGCCAGGTCTACGATATGCTGGCCGCCGACGGCTATGTAAGGACGGAGACGGGAAAAGGAACTTTCGTATCCTTCGGGCAAAGAAATACGGCCGGCGTGACCGGTAATTCGTCCGGAGCGGACTTGCTGTCGGCTTGGGGAAAACGTGCGGAGCAAGCCGAACCGCCAAGAGCGAGGATGAGGAGTCCGGCTTACCCGTACGATTTTCATTTCGGACACGTCGATTTGAGCCGGTTTCCTTCCGCTGAGTGGAACCGCTGCCTGTACGCAGAGGCGAGAAGGGCGAGCGGGGAGCTGGCGTACGGGCTGGAAACGCCGCAAGGAGACCGCCGCTTGCGGGAGTGCCTGGCCCACTACTTGCAGCGGGCGCGGGGAATTGCCGCTTCCCCGGATCATATCGTCATCGTGAACGGCTCGATGCAGGCCATCGCTTTGCTTGCGCAGTTGGTCATCGACAGCGGAGATGCGGCGGTGCTGGAGCAGCCGGGCTACCACGGCATAAGCAAGGCGGTGCGGGCGGCCGGCGGCGTTTGCGTGTACGCGCCGGTGGACGAACGCGGCATCGTGCCGGCGCCATGGGAGGCGAAGCTGCTGTTTGCGACGCCGAGCCGGCAGTTTCCGACCGGCGCCGTGCTCACCCTCGAGCGGCGGCGTGAGCTGCTGCGCTGGGCGAATGGGCGAGGGGCGCTGATCGTCGAAGACGATTACGACAGCGAATTCCGCCACCGGGGGCGTCCGCTCGAGCCGCTGAAGGCGCTCGACAGCGAAGGCCGCGTCGTTTATATCGGCAGCTTTTCCAAAACGATGCCGGCTTTTTTGCGCATCGGTTATGCCGTGCTGCCGGCCGGACTGGTCGCGCCTTTTTGCAGGGCGAAGGAGCTGTTCGAGCCGCTGCCGACCGGGCTTGCGGAGCAGAAGGCGCTCGCCGCCTTCATGCAGAGCGGACTTTACGAGCGGCATTTGCGCCGCATGAAACGAATTTACAGCCGCAAGTTTTGGCATCTGCAGCAGCTGTTGAAAGAACGGTTGGCCCATCTGTTCGAGTGGATGGAAGGCGACGCCGGACTTCATATATTCGGTTGGTGGAAGGGCGATCCGGAACATTACCCTGCCTATAGGGAAGCGTGCAATGAGGCGGGCGTTATTTGGTCGGAGTCAGCAGCAGGCATCGGGGAGGACGGCAAGCTTCCCCGGTACGGTGCCTATTTCCAGTTTCAGCTGCTGAGCATGGAGCAGATGGAGCTGGGGGTCGAAGCGATGCGGCGTGCCGCGGTCAAATTGGGTTTAGGAGGTTCCTATGCGGCCGGAACAAATTGA
- a CDS encoding pyridoxamine 5'-phosphate oxidase family protein translates to MRRSEFAMMNAEETSLFLNEMSFGYLGTVGEDGWPLLTPLNFVYHGGAVYFHGSRAGAKMANLKARPKVTFAVAKEYALIPSYVLDPKLACPATAYFKSVLIRGYAENVQDPHVKAEALTAFMQKLQPEGGYDPIDPADKHYGPRLAGVAIVKIHVEELTAKYKFGQNLSEQDRGKVIHALEERHRELDEETAALMRQYCPHHKEREN, encoded by the coding sequence ATGAGAAGAAGCGAATTTGCGATGATGAATGCGGAGGAGACAAGCTTGTTTTTGAACGAGATGAGCTTCGGGTATTTGGGAACGGTCGGGGAGGACGGCTGGCCGCTGCTGACGCCTCTCAACTTTGTGTATCACGGGGGAGCCGTCTACTTTCACGGCAGCAGGGCCGGAGCCAAAATGGCCAACCTGAAAGCGCGGCCCAAGGTCACTTTTGCCGTGGCCAAGGAATATGCGCTCATTCCTTCCTACGTATTGGATCCGAAGCTGGCTTGCCCGGCAACCGCTTATTTTAAATCGGTGTTGATTCGCGGTTATGCCGAAAACGTCCAGGATCCGCACGTGAAAGCGGAGGCGCTGACCGCGTTTATGCAAAAGCTGCAGCCGGAGGGCGGCTACGATCCGATCGATCCGGCGGATAAACATTACGGCCCGCGGCTTGCCGGCGTTGCCATCGTGAAAATTCACGTCGAAGAATTGACCGCCAAATACAAATTCGGGCAAAACTTAAGCGAGCAGGACCGCGGCAAAGTGATTCATGCGCTGGAGGAGCGGCATCGGGAGCTCGACGAGGAAACGGCTGCGCTGATGCGCCAATATTGCCCACACCATAAGGAGCGGGAGAATTGA